GAATACCGGCGGCAGGGTCCATGAGTCGATGTCGATCACGGCCTTGGCCGAAGCGGGCAGTACACGCGGAATGTTCTCCAGCAGGCCGCCACCGGTGATGTGTGACAGGGCATTGACCTGAGATTCGCGGATCAGCTTCAGGATAGACTTGACGTAGATGCGGGTCGGTTCCAGCAGGGCGTCGGCCAGGGTCTTGTCACCCATTGGCTGTTGTATATCGGCATTGGCCACTTCCAGAATCTTGCGGATCAGGGAATAACCGTTTGAATGCGGGCCGGAAGAGGCAAGGCCGATCAGGGCATCACCCACCTGAACTTTGCTGCCGTCGATGATTTCGGACTTTTCAACCACGCCCACGCAGAAGCCGGCCAAGTCGTAGTCGTCGCCTTCATACATGCCCGGCATTTCAGCGGTTTCACCGCCGACCAGTGCTGCCCCGGCCAGCTCGCAACCGGCGCCAATGCCAGTGACAACGTCAGCGGCCATGTCGACATTCAGATGGCCAGTGGCATAGTAGTCGAGGAAGAACAGCGGCTCGGCGCCGGCCACGACCAGGTCGTTGACACACATGGCCACCAGATCGATGCCGATGGTATCGTGCTTTTTCAGGTCCATCGCCAGGCGCAGCTTGGTGCCGACACCATCGGTACCCGATACCAGTACCGGCTGTTTGTAACCGGCCGGCAGCTCGCACAGGGCACCGAACCCACCCAGTCCACCCATGACCTCAGGACGGGCAGTGCGTTTGGCGACACCTTTAATACGCTCGACAAGCGCGTTTCCGGCATCAATATCAACGCCGGCATCCTTGTAGCTCAGGGAAGTTTTTTCAGAACCTGTAGACATGGGTGAGTCAACCTTTAAAGCGGGTAAATAACGGTAAAAAATTATTGCGCTAGTTTATCAGGTTGCGGGCGCTCTGTGTTAGAGTTACGCGCGTCATTTACACGCCGTATGTTTTTCCTCGGTATCGCGAACCATAAGACGCTTGCAGTGATTCAAAAAGAGAAAAGCCGTTCTGCTGCACCTGTGCAGTTACCTCTGGGAATAACGCTGCGGGATGATGCCCGCTTCGAGAACTTCGTCTGTGGCCGCAACGGGCTGGTGTGCGCTGCACTGGAGAAATCGGTGGCCGGTTTTGGCGAGCAGTATCTCTATCTTTGGGGACATACCGGTACGGGCTGCTCCCATCTGTTGCAGTCCTGTTGCCATGCCTCCGACCCGATCAAGCGCAGCGCCGTTTACCTGCCGCTGGCCGAGCTGAAACAGTATGGCCCTCAGCTGCTTGAAGACTTTGATCAACTGGATCTGGTATGCATTGATAACCTGGAGCAAATTGCCGGTGACCCTGAGTGGGAAGAGGCGTTGTTCCATCTGTATAACCGGATGCGCGCCAACGGCCATGTGCTGATTATTGCGGCAAGCCTGCCGCCTGCAAAACTGGGGATTCGACTGGCCGATCTTGAGTCCCGCCTCAACTGGGGCATGGTATTTCAGCTCCAGCCACTGGATGACGACACCAAGGTGGTGGCCCTGCGTGCACGGGCTCAGGCCCGTGGTCTTCAGTTGGGTGATGATGTGATTCGCTACCTGATGCATCACGGCAGCCGTAACATGGCCCATCTGCTGGTAACATTGGACAAGCTGGACGTGGCCTCACTCAGTGCGCAACGCAAGATCACCGTACCCTTCGTCAAACAGGTCATGAACTGGTGAGTCAGCCTGACACCCTGCCTGCCTTTCGCATCATTGAACACAACGCCCGCTTTGTCGTTATCGACAAGGCACCGGGCATCAGCATGCACAAGGATGATCAGGCAGCCGGTCTGGCAATGCTGCTGGCACAAGAGTTGGGGCAACCGGTCTGGCCGGTGCACCGGCTGGACCGCATGACGTCCGGGCTGGTGGTGTTTGCGCTGTCGGCTGCAGTCGCCGCTGAGCTGTCGGCGGCCTTTGCTGCACAAAAAGTCAGTAAGTTCTATTTGGCGCTGAGCGATCACAAGCCGAGCAAAAAACAGGGCCGTATCGAGGGTGGAATGGTTCGCAGCCGTCGCGGCAGCTGGAAGCTTACGCGTACAGACGAAAACCGGGCGCGTACCGAGTTCTACAGTGCATCGCTCAAGCCAGGCCTGCGCGCCTTTCTGTGTCGTCCCTACACCGGCAAAACACATCAAATCCGTGTCGCCCTGAAAAGCATCGGTGCTCCGATTATTGGCGATCCGATCTATCATGAAAAAGCGGATGCGGCGCAGCCGAACGTGGCCCAGCCAGATCGTGGTTATCTGCATGCCTGGCATTTGAGCTTCAGCCTTGCAGACAAGGCCTGTGCCTTTTGTACTGACCCTGACCGGGGTGAGCTGTTCCGGTTGCCCGAGGTGGCAGCGCTGCTGGCGGGTGAATGGCGTGATCCTTTTGCTCTGCGCTGGCATGGTACTGCCGGCTGATTTATCATGCGCCTCTTATGAAGACTGATCAAAAAATGAACGAAAATCGTGTGCAGCGGGATTTTTACGCCCGTGACTCTGAGGAACAGCAACTCTTCCTTACCGATACCTGGTGCGACAACTGCCAACAGCTGGGGCTGGGGATGTCCGACCCTGAGGAATACGAGCTGTATGGGCTGGTCTTTATTGAAGGCAAGTGCAATCAGTGCGGCGACACCGTTCTGACCGAACTGACCGAGGATGCGTTCGACGATGAGTGATGTGGCTCAGCAGCGCTTTGGTGGTACGGCTCGGCTCTATGGACTGGACGGGCTCGAACTGTTTCAGCGCTCCCATGTGGCGGTTATTGGTATTGGGGGCGTTGGTTCCTGGGTAGCGGAGGCACTGGCGCGCAGCGGCATAGGCGAAATTACGCTTATTGATCTGGATGATGTGTGTGTCACCAATACCAACCGTCAGATCCATGCCCTCAGTTCCACCATCGGCCAGTCCAAGGTGGCGGTGATGGCGGATCGTATCCGAGATATCAACCCGGAGTGTCTGGTGCATGAAGTAGAAGCCTTCGCAACCCGCGACAATCTGGATGAGTTGCTGCATGACGATCTGAACTACGTGGTGGATGCCATCGACAGCGTGAAGGACAAAGCTGCGGTGATCGCCTGGTGCAAGCGGCGAAAAGTGCCGGTGATCACGATTGGCGGTGCCGGTGGTCAGATCGACCCGACCCTGATTCGCGTTGCCGACCTGACCCGTACCCAAACCGATCCTCTGGCCGCCAAGGTACGCTCTTTCCTTCGGCGCCATTATCGTTTCAGCAGCAGCGGGCGCCGCTTTGCCGTTGAATGTGTCTACTCAGAAGAGCAGCTGCGTTACCCGCAGCCGGACGGCAGTGTCTGTCAGCAGAAGAGCGTGATGGAAAATGGCACACGACTGGATTGTGCCGGTGGTTTCGGAGCCACCACGGTCGTGACCGCAACTTTCGGTTTTGTGGCGGTGTCTCGGGTGCTGAAAAAACTGCAGGAACGTGCCGCCCGCGAGCAATCAGTCTGACATGTAACCCCTCTTGTGGCCGTTGCGTGTCACGTTTCTCGAAATTCAGTCAAAAAAAACCCCTCTTCATCTGAAGAGGGGCAGGCAAAGTGCAAACAACTCAAAACGGCCAGAGTTGGAAATGGGATGCGAGAGATTGAGGAAGAGCAACGACTCTCGCGGTGCCCTGCGATGCAGGACAAATTCAATATGGCTCTTTTTTGTGCGATGCACAATAGTTTTTTTAGAATAAAATATTATAATAAATAATATTTTTGTGCAGTGCGGAATAAATATAAGCCCTTATATCACAATGGTAATGTTCTGATATTGCACTCAGGCGTTATCGGCCGGTGTGATGTCTCGCCCGGAAATGAATCTCTTCATCTGTCATGTTGTTTTGCACTGCAGCAGGAATGCTTGGATCAAGTTCATCACTGCCGGGGTCTAGCAGTCCGCACATCGCCAGCGCCTTGCGCACTCTGATGCTGGTGCCCAGATACTCATACAGCACCCGTGTGCAGCAGGGCATGCGTTCACTGTTATCAGACACTCCAATGCGCAGTCCTGTCAGCCGGGTAAGTCGGTTACGGAAACTGGGGAAAAGGATTGTCTGGGTCAGCTCATGTCGATTCAGCGTTTCATAATCAACCAGAAATAAACGATCACTAAGCATCACGGCAGCCCCCTGATAGCGGTTGTGGCAGGCTGGTTCACCGGGCTCCGGTTGCATCCGCTCGGTGCGTTGAAACAGGTAGCGCCCATCTCGCTCCTCGATACAGACCAGCGTACGGATCAATTTTCCCGGCGCTGACATCGACAGGTAATATTCGAAATAGTAACCGATATAACGTTCCAGCCCCTGACTGCCACTGCGGAACAGGTGGTCCAGGTGTGCGTTGAGGTTATCTGCAGAAGGTTCGCTGGGTGGCAACGCACTGGGGCGTATCTGCACCAGGCGCTGAAACTGGTCATGCGGCAGCATGATCTCATGTACCTCAACACCAAAGAAATCACAGATACGACGCAGGGTGCCCGCTGAGGGCTTGAAACGTCCGCCCAGGTAGCGGTTGAACTGCGGACGGTTGATATCGAGTCGGCGGCAGACTTCGGCGATCGATTTGTGATAGCTGCACAGAAGGCGCAGGTTCTGGGCCAGATCCTCGTTCAATCGCGTCACCTCCTGAGGGTTTGTAGTGGGCATGCGCCAAAATGCGCTGGCACTTTTTGGTGTTGTATGTGCGCCAAAATACGCCATTCTGTAGTCAGAGTGACAAATTTTATCAGTGCTGAATCATTGATTAAATGACCCACCGTCCTAAAACAAGAATAGAGTGGAGTGCAGTGATGTTGGAATTTCTCAACGAGCTTCTCTGGGGCAAGGTGCTGATCGGCCTGCTGATCCTTATCGGTGTTGGCTTTACAGTCGTTTCGCGCTTTGTCCAGTTTCGCTATTTCGGTCGCATGTTCCGAATTCTGAGCGCCAGTCAGGCGTTCAAGCATGATAAACATGGCCATCTGAGTTCGTTTCAGGCGCTGCTGCTGTCGGTGGCCGGGCGCGTGGGTGGTGGCAATATTGCAGGTGTTGCCGTGGCGATTACACTGGGTGGCCCAGGTGCCATTTTCTGGATGTGGGTGGTTGGTCTGATGGGCATGGCCACCAGCTTTCTTGAATGTACGCTGGCGCAAACCTACAAGCAGGCCGAGCCGGATGGAACCTACCGTGGTGGCCCGGCGCACTATATCTCCCGTGGGCTGGGCAAAAAGTGGAACTGGCTGGCTGCGATTTACTCCGTACTGCTGCTGGTGACCTTTGGTTTCTGCTTCACAGCGCTGCAATCCTATGCCGTTGCAACCTCAGTCGGTGACGCCTTTGGTGTGCCGGTGTTCTATACCGGGATCGCCATGGCGATGCTGGTGGGCATGATCATCTTCGGTGGCGTCAAGCGTATCGCCAAAGTCGCCGAAGTGCTGGTACCGATCATGGCCGGTGGCTACCTGCTGGTAGCGTTTGTCGTGCTGGGCCTCAATTTTGACCGTATCCCTGATGTTTTCATGTTGATCGTTAAAAGTGCGTTCGGCCTAGAGCCTGCAGTCGGTGGTGGCATTGGTGCGGCGATCATGATGGGGGTCAAGCGTGGCCTGTTTTCAAACGAGGCCGGTCTTGGCAGCGCACCCAACGTGGCAGCCGTGGCCTATGTGCCCCACCCGGCCAATCAGGGCATCGTGCAGTCTTTTTCGGTCTTTATCGACACGCTGATTATCTGTTCGGCAACCGCATTTATCATTCTGCTCAGCGGAGTGTATGAGCCGGGCAGCGGTGTCGCGGTTGAAGGTGTTGCGCTGACACAGTCGGCACTGGCGGATCATGTCGGTGACTGGGGGCGTGCCTTTGTCAGCATCGCACTGGTGCTGTTTGGCTTCAGTACCATGCTCTACAACTACTATCTGGGTGAAAACAGTCTCAATTTCTTCAGCACTGAAAACCAGAATCTGTTCAATGGATTCCGGGTTCTGATCATTGGGCTCGTGTGCTGGGGCGCCACCACCGATCTGGGTACCGTATTCGGTTTTGCCGATGTCACCATGGGCCTGCTGGCGCTGGCAAACCTGATTGCGCTGCTGTTTCTGGTCAAGCCTGGGCTGCGGATTCTGCGTGATTTCGATCGTCAGATTGGCGAGGGGATCGAGCAGCCGGTTTTTGATGTCAGCCAGTTCCGTGACATGAATGTGGACCCGGTCGCCTGGGAAATTGAGCCGGAAGATCTGGAACGGATCAGGGCGCGTGAAACCGCTTCCGGCAAGACTGTCAGGTAAGGGCTTCTCCAATCGCTCCCGGGTTCACGACGAGCTCGGGGGTCTTTTTAATCTGTTTGCAAGGGTCTATGCATTCGATGAACATGCGCGTTGAACATGATCTTTTGGGTGATCTGGCGGTACCGGCTGAAGCCTGGTACGGCATTCAAACCCAGCGTGCTCTTGATAACTTTTCCATTACCGGTGTGCCTATCAGCCATTTCCCGGCGCTGGTACGTGCGCTGGTGCAGGTCAAGTCGGCTGCCGCCTGGGCCAACCGTGAGTTGGGTGTGCTGCCGGCAGAAAAGGCGGATGCCATCATCGCCGCCTGTGACGAGATTGATGCCGGTCATCTTCATGATCAGTTCGTTGTCGACCTGATTCAGGGCGGCGCCGGCACGTCCACCAACATGAACGCCAATGAGGTGATCGCTAACTTGGCGCTGGAGAAGCTGGGGCATGGGCGTGGGGAGTACCGGTATCTGCATCCCAATGATGATGTTAACCGCTCCCAGTCCACCAATGATGCCTATCCGACAGCGGTCTGCCTGGCGATTCAGTTTGCGTCTGAACCGCTTGAACAGGCAATCCGCAGCTTGATCGAGGCGCTGGAAGATAAGGGGCGCGAGTTTTCCCATATCGTCAAAATGGGACGTACTCAGCTGCAGGATGCCGTGCCGATGACGCTGGGGCAGGAGTTTGAGGCCTTTGCCGTCAATCTGGATGAGGATATCGACCGCCTGCATGAGGTGGCGCGGCTGTTGTGCGAGGTCAATCTCGGCGGTACGGCTATCGGGACCGGTATCAATGCACCGCCGGGGTATCAGGCGCTGGCAGTGGGGCGATTGGCGCAGATCTCCGGCAAACCGGTGGTATCGGCCACGAATCTGGTGGAAGCCAGCTCAGACATGGGCGCTTTTGTCATGTTTTCCGGCATTCTCAAGCGCTTCGCCATCAAGCTGGGCAAGATGTGCAACGATCTGCGTCTGCTGTCCAGTGGCCCACGCACCGGGCTGGGTGAAATTCTGCTGCCGCCGATGCAGCCGGGGTCTTCCATTATGCCGGGCAAGGTCAACCCGGTGATCCCGGAGGCGGTCAACCAGACGGCGTATCAGGTAATTGCCGCCGACCTGGCGGTGACACTGGCGGCAGAAGCCGGGCAGTTGCAGCTCAACGCGATGGAACCACTCATCGTGTACAACTTGCTGAACTCCATCAAGATGCTTACCTCTGCCTGTACCATGCTGGAAAATCGCTGTATTCGCGGCATTCGTGCCAATGAAGAGCAGTGTGCCCGACATCTGGACAACAGTATCGGAATTGTCACGGCGCTGGTGCCGTATATCGGCTACAGCAATGCAACGCGGATCGCTTCTACAGCGCTGACTTCAGGCTCTACCGTGCGTGAACTGGTACTGGCCGAAGGGCTGCTGCCTGAGGCGAAACTGGATGCCATTCTGAGCCCGCATGCCATGTTGGCACCGGTTGCGGTAGCGCCATGATGAGCAAAATTCTGGTGATCTATACCGGTGGCACCATCGGTATGGTGGCCTCGGCCAAGGGGTATGTGCCGGAGCCGGGTTTTGACGCCCGGCTGAAGGCGGCGCTGGGGGATCGGACAGTGCCGGCGTTTGATCTGCTGGAGTTTGACCGATTGATCGACAGTGCCAGTGTGGTGCCGGCCGACTGGGCACAGATCGCCAGATCCCTGCAGGACAAGTGGCATGATTACACGGGTTTTGTGGTGTTGCATGGGACCGATACCATGGCCTACACCGCGTCTGCATTGTCATTCATGTTGTCGCAGCTGGACAAGCCGGTGATTCTGACCGGTTCCCAGATTCCTCTCAGCCAAGTGCGAAATGATGCGCTGGATAATCTGGTCACGGCGCTGCTGTTGGCGTCGCGTACGGATCTTGCTGAGGTGTGCATCTGTTTCAATGGTCGTTTGCTGCGCGGCAATCGCAGCCGCAAGGTAAAAAGCAGCGGCCTGGATGCCTTTGACTCGCCGAATGCTCCCTGGCTGGGCAGGGCCGGAATTGAAATTGAGCTGAGTGCAGAGCGACTGCCGCCACAACCCGTGCGCTTTGAAATACCCGCGTATGATCCTGATGCAGTGGTCATGTTGATGACATATCCGGGCATGCCGCTGCGGCTGCTGCAACAAGCGCTGGCGCCTGAAGCGGTAAAGGGAATGGTATTGCTCACCTATGGCGTTGGTAACCCGCCGGAAACCGAGACCGGTCTGTTGGAGGTGCTGTCTCATGCAGGAGGGCGCGGGCAGGTGGTAGTGAATGTGACCCAGTGCCAGCAGGGAGCGGTCAGTCAGGGAGCCTATGCAACGGGTGCCCTGTTGAATCAGGTCGGTGTGGTGTCGGGGCTTGATTTGACCCCGGAAGCGGCCTTCACCAAGCTGCATCATCTGATTGCGCTTGGGCTTTCACCGGATGCAATCCGCAAGGCACTGGGCTGTGCCCTGCGGGGAGAGTGTACGCCGGAACGTTGAGTGCCGGACTACAGCTCCAGACTCAGGTGGCTGAAGCGGAAAGGGTGGGCTGCATAAGTACCGATCACGCGCACCTCTTCTGCGAAGAAGTTCAGTTCCTGTAGCGCGAACTTCATCGCCTGCTCATGCGGGTGACCTTCAATATCCAGGTGAAAGCTGGACACGGTCATGGTTTCAGAGGCCATGTAGCTTTCCAGCTTGACCATGTTCACTCCGTTGGTGGCAAAGCCGCCCAGTGCCTTGTACAGCGCAGCCGGGATGTTGCGCACACGGAACATGAGGGACGTGATGTAACGCACATCCTTCTCCAGCGGCGGCATCATCTGGTCGCGTGACAGAATCATGAAGCGGGTAGTGTTGCCGGTCTTGTCCTGAAAGTTTTCTCGCAGTACTTCCAGCCCGTACAGCTCGGCCGCCAGACTGGAGGCGATGGCGCCATGACCCGGGGTACGCTTTTGTGACAACTCATCGGCAGAGCCTGCGGTATCCAGCGCGGCAACCGGCTCAATTCCGAGGCTGCGGATGTTTTCGGCACACTGTGCCAGTGCCTGAGGATGCGACGAGACCGTTTTCAGGTCTTCGATGCGGGTGCCCGGCAGCGCCAGCAGGCAGTGGTTGACCGGTTCAAAGTGCTCGCCAATCACATGCAGGCGCGTTTTCGGCATCAGGCGGTAGATCTCTTCAACCCGGCCGGCGGTGGAGTTCTCCAGCGGAATCATCGCCAGTCGCGCTTCGCCGCGCTCGACCATAAACATCGCTTCAACAAAGCT
This DNA window, taken from Marinobacterium iners, encodes the following:
- a CDS encoding TIGR01621 family pseudouridine synthase — its product is MSQPDTLPAFRIIEHNARFVVIDKAPGISMHKDDQAAGLAMLLAQELGQPVWPVHRLDRMTSGLVVFALSAAVAAELSAAFAAQKVSKFYLALSDHKPSKKQGRIEGGMVRSRRGSWKLTRTDENRARTEFYSASLKPGLRAFLCRPYTGKTHQIRVALKSIGAPIIGDPIYHEKADAAQPNVAQPDRGYLHAWHLSFSLADKACAFCTDPDRGELFRLPEVAALLAGEWRDPFALRWHGTAG
- a CDS encoding helix-turn-helix transcriptional regulator; this encodes MNEDLAQNLRLLCSYHKSIAEVCRRLDINRPQFNRYLGGRFKPSAGTLRRICDFFGVEVHEIMLPHDQFQRLVQIRPSALPPSEPSADNLNAHLDHLFRSGSQGLERYIGYYFEYYLSMSAPGKLIRTLVCIEERDGRYLFQRTERMQPEPGEPACHNRYQGAAVMLSDRLFLVDYETLNRHELTQTILFPSFRNRLTRLTGLRIGVSDNSERMPCCTRVLYEYLGTSIRVRKALAMCGLLDPGSDELDPSIPAAVQNNMTDEEIHFRARHHTGR
- a CDS encoding prephenate dehydratase, whose product is MTANTIIAYQGHEGAYSHLACRHVHPELAPRACESFVEAMFMVERGEARLAMIPLENSTAGRVEEIYRLMPKTRLHVIGEHFEPVNHCLLALPGTRIEDLKTVSSHPQALAQCAENIRSLGIEPVAALDTAGSADELSQKRTPGHGAIASSLAAELYGLEVLRENFQDKTGNTTRFMILSRDQMMPPLEKDVRYITSLMFRVRNIPAALYKALGGFATNGVNMVKLESYMASETMTVSSFHLDIEGHPHEQAMKFALQELNFFAEEVRVIGTYAAHPFRFSHLSLEL
- a CDS encoding alanine/glycine:cation symporter family protein, yielding MLEFLNELLWGKVLIGLLILIGVGFTVVSRFVQFRYFGRMFRILSASQAFKHDKHGHLSSFQALLLSVAGRVGGGNIAGVAVAITLGGPGAIFWMWVVGLMGMATSFLECTLAQTYKQAEPDGTYRGGPAHYISRGLGKKWNWLAAIYSVLLLVTFGFCFTALQSYAVATSVGDAFGVPVFYTGIAMAMLVGMIIFGGVKRIAKVAEVLVPIMAGGYLLVAFVVLGLNFDRIPDVFMLIVKSAFGLEPAVGGGIGAAIMMGVKRGLFSNEAGLGSAPNVAAVAYVPHPANQGIVQSFSVFIDTLIICSATAFIILLSGVYEPGSGVAVEGVALTQSALADHVGDWGRAFVSIALVLFGFSTMLYNYYLGENSLNFFSTENQNLFNGFRVLIIGLVCWGATTDLGTVFGFADVTMGLLALANLIALLFLVKPGLRILRDFDRQIGEGIEQPVFDVSQFRDMNVDPVAWEIEPEDLERIRARETASGKTVR
- the purM gene encoding phosphoribosylformylglycinamidine cyclo-ligase, whose translation is MSTGSEKTSLSYKDAGVDIDAGNALVERIKGVAKRTARPEVMGGLGGFGALCELPAGYKQPVLVSGTDGVGTKLRLAMDLKKHDTIGIDLVAMCVNDLVVAGAEPLFFLDYYATGHLNVDMAADVVTGIGAGCELAGAALVGGETAEMPGMYEGDDYDLAGFCVGVVEKSEIIDGSKVQVGDALIGLASSGPHSNGYSLIRKILEVANADIQQPMGDKTLADALLEPTRIYVKSILKLIRESQVNALSHITGGGLLENIPRVLPASAKAVIDIDSWTLPPVFQWLQAEGNVDAREMYRTFNCGVGMVIAVPADKADAAIALLQAEGESAWLIGQIEAAAEGEEQVELRQGA
- a CDS encoding aspartate ammonia-lyase is translated as MNMRVEHDLLGDLAVPAEAWYGIQTQRALDNFSITGVPISHFPALVRALVQVKSAAAWANRELGVLPAEKADAIIAACDEIDAGHLHDQFVVDLIQGGAGTSTNMNANEVIANLALEKLGHGRGEYRYLHPNDDVNRSQSTNDAYPTAVCLAIQFASEPLEQAIRSLIEALEDKGREFSHIVKMGRTQLQDAVPMTLGQEFEAFAVNLDEDIDRLHEVARLLCEVNLGGTAIGTGINAPPGYQALAVGRLAQISGKPVVSATNLVEASSDMGAFVMFSGILKRFAIKLGKMCNDLRLLSSGPRTGLGEILLPPMQPGSSIMPGKVNPVIPEAVNQTAYQVIAADLAVTLAAEAGQLQLNAMEPLIVYNLLNSIKMLTSACTMLENRCIRGIRANEEQCARHLDNSIGIVTALVPYIGYSNATRIASTALTSGSTVRELVLAEGLLPEAKLDAILSPHAMLAPVAVAP
- the tcdA gene encoding tRNA cyclic N6-threonylcarbamoyladenosine(37) synthase TcdA, coding for MSDVAQQRFGGTARLYGLDGLELFQRSHVAVIGIGGVGSWVAEALARSGIGEITLIDLDDVCVTNTNRQIHALSSTIGQSKVAVMADRIRDINPECLVHEVEAFATRDNLDELLHDDLNYVVDAIDSVKDKAAVIAWCKRRKVPVITIGGAGGQIDPTLIRVADLTRTQTDPLAAKVRSFLRRHYRFSSSGRRFAVECVYSEEQLRYPQPDGSVCQQKSVMENGTRLDCAGGFGATTVVTATFGFVAVSRVLKKLQERAAREQSV
- the hda gene encoding DnaA regulatory inactivator Hda, which codes for MIQKEKSRSAAPVQLPLGITLRDDARFENFVCGRNGLVCAALEKSVAGFGEQYLYLWGHTGTGCSHLLQSCCHASDPIKRSAVYLPLAELKQYGPQLLEDFDQLDLVCIDNLEQIAGDPEWEEALFHLYNRMRANGHVLIIAASLPPAKLGIRLADLESRLNWGMVFQLQPLDDDTKVVALRARAQARGLQLGDDVIRYLMHHGSRNMAHLLVTLDKLDVASLSAQRKITVPFVKQVMNW
- a CDS encoding asparaginase domain-containing protein, producing MMSKILVIYTGGTIGMVASAKGYVPEPGFDARLKAALGDRTVPAFDLLEFDRLIDSASVVPADWAQIARSLQDKWHDYTGFVVLHGTDTMAYTASALSFMLSQLDKPVILTGSQIPLSQVRNDALDNLVTALLLASRTDLAEVCICFNGRLLRGNRSRKVKSSGLDAFDSPNAPWLGRAGIEIELSAERLPPQPVRFEIPAYDPDAVVMLMTYPGMPLRLLQQALAPEAVKGMVLLTYGVGNPPETETGLLEVLSHAGGRGQVVVNVTQCQQGAVSQGAYATGALLNQVGVVSGLDLTPEAAFTKLHHLIALGLSPDAIRKALGCALRGECTPER